TCATGGCGCGGTGGCGGTCTCCCTGTCTCGCGGCCAAGAGTACAAACGAGCCCCCCTCACCGCGACTCGACTCCCGGGCAGGCTGCGCCGGTATCGCACCGGCGCAGCCCCCGTCGTCAGGAACCGAGCAATGCGCTCACTGCAGTGCTGCCGCTCTCGGCGCTTCCGCTGCCGATGAGCCCGAGGATGACGTCGACGATGATCTTGGCGATGAATGCGTCCATAGCTACTCCTGTTGTGAAGTACCCCCGACGGGATACAGACGGACCTACGAATGTCATGGCCGACTGTTACCGGCCACAACGAATCGGAAGGTAGCAGCTGGATCTGACCGAAAAGTGTCGCTGTGGGCGTGGCCACACCCACATCAGCAGTTTGTACAAATTTCGAGATTTGTCCATCAGGCTGACAAATTCGGTGTATTGTCCAATTCATAGTGATCGGACTTACACGAGGAGTGACGATGACCGCATCGAACATCGACGACCAGGCACAGACGCCGGTCGACGAGTGGCACGACCGCAAGCGACATCTCTGGCTCATGGGCCTGATTCCGCCCACGGCAGTGTTCCTGGCCACCGGTCTGGTGTGGGCCTTCAACCAGCTCGGCTGGAATGCGGTGGCTCCGGTCTGGTGGTGGATCGGCGCGCTGCTCGTCTATGGATTGCTCCCGATTCTCGACCGCTTCTTCGGTCCCGACGGCGACAATCCACCCGACGAGGTGATGAAGGCGCTCGAGGAAGACAAGTACTACCGCTACTGCACCTATGCCTACATTCCGTTCCAGCTCGCGAGCCTGGTGTTCGCCTGCTACCTCTGGTCCACCGACAACCTCTCGTGGCTCGGCATCGACGGCGGATTGGGGCTGCTCTCGAAGATCGGCCTGGCCATCAGCATCGGCGTCATGGGCGGGGTGGGCATCAACACCGCTCACGAACTCGGGCACAAGAAGGACGAGCTCGAGCGCTGGCTGTCGAAAATCACTCTGGCACAGACGTTCTACGGCCACTTCTACATCGAACACAATCGCGGCCACCATGTTCGCGTCGCCACTCCCGAGGATCCGGCGAGCTCGAAGTTCGGTGAGAGTTTCTGGGCCTTCCTCCCCCGTAGCGTGTGGGGAAGCCTGCGGTCGTCCTGGGAGCTCGAGAAGACTCGCATGGAGCGTCTGGGCAAGAGCACGTGGAGTATTCACAACGATGTGCTCAACGCCTGGTTGATGTCCGTCGTCCTCTACGCCGTTCTCGTTGCCGTGTTCGGTCCGATCGTGCTGCCGTTCTTGGTCATTCAAGCAATCTATGGCTTCTCCCTGCTGGAGACGGTCAACTACCTCGAGCACTACGGCTTGCAGCGTCAGAAGAAGGACAACGGCCGTTACGAACGATGCACCCCCGAGCACAGCTGGAACTCCGATCACATCGTGACCAACATCTTTCTGTATCACCTTCAGCGACACAGTGATCACCACGCCAACCCCACTCGGCGCTACCAGACACTACGCAGCATGGACGGTGCACCCAACTTGCCGAGTGGTTACGCGAGCATGATCTCTCTGGCCTATTTCCCGCCCGTGTGGCGCAAGGTGATGGACCACCGCGTTCTCGATCACTACGACGGCGACATCACCCGCGTCAACATCCAGCCGTCCAAGCGGGAGAAGATCCTCGCTGCCTACGGAGCGAAGTGATGGCTGCCTTCGAGTGCCCGGTGTGCGAGTTCGTGTACGACGAGTCCAACGGCGCACCGCGCGAGGGCTTTCCGGCCGGCACCGCATGGTCCGAGGTACCGGACGACTGGCCGTGCCCCGACTGCGGTGTTCGCGAAAAAATCGACTTCAGGAGTAAGGCATGAAGCTCTACCGCTGCGTTCAGTGTGGATTCGAGTACGACGAAGAACTGGGCTGGCCCGAGGACGGAATCGAGCCAGGCACGCGCTGGGACGATATTCCCGACGACTGGTCGTGCCCCGATTGTGGCGCTGCCAAGGCCGATTTCGAGATGGTCGAGGTCGAACGCGGGTGAATACTCGGCAACCCGGCCGCGTCGTGATCGTCGGCACCGGTGCCACCGGGTACACCGCCGCCAAAGTGCTACGCGCCGAGGGCTTCACCGGGTCCGTCACGCTGATCGGCAACGAACAGGAGGCCACCTACCGTCGTCCGGCGGTCTCCAAGGAGCTGCTGCTGGGAACCAAGTCGGTCGATCAGGTTCAGCTGGGTGCCGCCATCGACGGTGTCGACGTTCGCACCGGCGTCACGGCTACCGCCGTCACCGATTCGGCCGTGCAACTGGACGACGGCGATCAGGTCCCGTACGACGCCCTGCTGCTGGCAACGGGTTCTCGGGCACGACAACTCGATCGATTGGGATCGGGTCACGTGTTCACGCTCCGCAGCGCCGCCGACGTCGCCCCGCTGCACGCCGACATCCTCCGAACAGGATCACTGCTGGTGATCGGTGGCGGCCTGATCGGGTGCGAGGCGGCGGCAGCGGCCCGGTCACTCGGTGCCGAGGTCACGGTGTTGGAGGCAGCCTCGACTCCGCTGAGCCGGATCGCACCGGCCGCGATCTCGCAGATGTATCGAGACCTGCACGGCGACAACGGTATAACGATGCACACCGACGTCTCCGTGACCGAGCTGGAGAAGCTGCCCGACGGCACGCTCCTCGCCACCGCTCAGGACGGACGCTCATGGTCCGCCGGCACAGTTCTGGTGTCCGTCGGCTCGGTCGCCAACATCGAGCTCGGGGCGGACATGGGCCTCGAAACCGCGTCGGGAATCCTGGTGGATGCCGAGATGAGAACATCGGCGGCCGGCATCTACGCGGCAGGTGACGTCGCCGAGGTGCCCAACACCATCCTCGGCGGCACCTATCGGAGCGAGCACTGGAACGGGGCCGTCGATCAGGCGACCCGGGCCGCCCGGTCCATCCTCGGTCTCGACGTCGGCGATCTCGACGTTCCGTGGGGGTGGTCCACTCAGCACGGCGTCAACCTGCAGTTCGCGGGGTGGACCAGCGCGGACGACGAGTACGTCGTGGTTCGCGGCTCCATCGAGGACCGGCGCTTCACCGTCTGTGCGCTGCGCGGCGATACGCTCGTCGGAGCTATCGGAGTGGGGTATCCCAAGGACATCCGGCAGATCAGATCCCTCATCTCGAGCCAAGACCGTGTCGATCGGGATCTCCTCGGAGAGGATTGGCTGGATCAGCCGCATGCGGTCGTTCGATAGAGTCGTGTTCATGCCCGCAGCCGAACAGACGTCGACCCCCGGTCGATACCGTGAAGCCGCGTCGACCCTTGCCCGCGATACCGCACTCGATGCGCTGCGCGAGTTGTTGCACGAGCGCAACTGGCGCAACGTGACGATGAGTCACATCGCCAAGGCTGCCGGCCTGAGCAGACAAAGCCTGTACAACGAGTTCGGTTCACGGCGCGGCGTCGCACAGGGGTACGCCATCAGATTGACGGACATTTTCGTCGACCTGTGCGAGACCGCACTGTACGAGCATCCCGACGATGCCGGCGCTGCCCTGCGCCAGGGTTTCTCGTCGTTCTTCCAGCTGAGTGCGCTGGATCCCCTCGTGCGATCACTGCACGGTGGCGACGCCCCCGAGGATCTGCTCCGCCTGATCACCACCGACAGTGCCGTACTGATCGAGCGCGCGGGAGACCGACTCGCGAGCACCTTCCAACGCGGCTGGGTAGGCGCGAGCCCGCGGCAGGCAGACGTCATCAGCAGGGCAATCGTGCGTCTGGCGTTGAGCTACATCCCCGAGCCCCCGCACGATATTGCTGCTGCTGCAGATGATTTCGCGCTGCTGCTGACTCCGTTCGTCGATTCGATCACTGCCGGTCGGTCGGTCGAACACTGACGCGTCAGGACTCGCCTACTGGTGCGAGCACGATGTCGAAGTCGGCCCTGGCCCACGTTCTGTCACCGACATCGCGACCGTCCGGAGTCGCTGTTCCCGACGGCTGCTCGACGAAGTCCTTGATCAGGGACTCTTTGACTCCGAACACCGTGTCGCTGCCCAGCAGGTCGTCGCCGCTGACAAAGATGTGCGTCACCAGCGTGCGCATTCCCGGTGCCGTCACCATGAAGTGCAGGTGCGATGCCCGCATCGGCGAGCGACCGGTCGCAGTGAGCATGCGTCCGACCGGCCCGTCATGCGGAATCGGATACGGAGTCGGAGTCAGCGCCCAGAATCGATAGTGCCCGTTGTCGTCACTGTAGAGGTGCGCTCGACCGCCGACACGCGCGTCGTCGTACTGAACGTCGTAGAACCCGTCCTCGTCGGCTTCCCAGATTTCGATGCGTGCACCGGGAATGGGCGTGCCGTCGGTGTCGCGCACGGTTCCCTCGACCCAGCACGGTTGTCCGGCAGCACCTCCCGATGCATCACCACCGTTCTCGATACGAGGTGCGTCGTCGACGAAGAACGGACCGAACACGGTCGCCTCGGTCGCGTCCTCGTAGGCGGGGTTGTTCACGTTGATCGTCTGCATCGATGCCCCGAGGACGTCGGAGAGCAGAATGAATTCCTGACGACGGTCGTCGGTGATGTGACCGACCTCGGTCAGAAATCCGATGGCGGTGTTCCACTCCTGTTCGGTCAGTCGCACATCGCGAATGAATCCGTGCAGGTGGTGCACCAGCGAGGTCATCACCTGCTTCAACCGG
The nucleotide sequence above comes from Rhodococcoides fascians A25f. Encoded proteins:
- a CDS encoding alkane 1-monooxygenase, with translation MTASNIDDQAQTPVDEWHDRKRHLWLMGLIPPTAVFLATGLVWAFNQLGWNAVAPVWWWIGALLVYGLLPILDRFFGPDGDNPPDEVMKALEEDKYYRYCTYAYIPFQLASLVFACYLWSTDNLSWLGIDGGLGLLSKIGLAISIGVMGGVGINTAHELGHKKDELERWLSKITLAQTFYGHFYIEHNRGHHVRVATPEDPASSKFGESFWAFLPRSVWGSLRSSWELEKTRMERLGKSTWSIHNDVLNAWLMSVVLYAVLVAVFGPIVLPFLVIQAIYGFSLLETVNYLEHYGLQRQKKDNGRYERCTPEHSWNSDHIVTNIFLYHLQRHSDHHANPTRRYQTLRSMDGAPNLPSGYASMISLAYFPPVWRKVMDHRVLDHYDGDITRVNIQPSKREKILAAYGAK
- a CDS encoding rubredoxin, producing MAAFECPVCEFVYDESNGAPREGFPAGTAWSEVPDDWPCPDCGVREKIDFRSKA
- a CDS encoding rubredoxin, whose amino-acid sequence is MKLYRCVQCGFEYDEELGWPEDGIEPGTRWDDIPDDWSCPDCGAAKADFEMVEVERG
- a CDS encoding NAD(P)/FAD-dependent oxidoreductase — translated: MNTRQPGRVVIVGTGATGYTAAKVLRAEGFTGSVTLIGNEQEATYRRPAVSKELLLGTKSVDQVQLGAAIDGVDVRTGVTATAVTDSAVQLDDGDQVPYDALLLATGSRARQLDRLGSGHVFTLRSAADVAPLHADILRTGSLLVIGGGLIGCEAAAAARSLGAEVTVLEAASTPLSRIAPAAISQMYRDLHGDNGITMHTDVSVTELEKLPDGTLLATAQDGRSWSAGTVLVSVGSVANIELGADMGLETASGILVDAEMRTSAAGIYAAGDVAEVPNTILGGTYRSEHWNGAVDQATRAARSILGLDVGDLDVPWGWSTQHGVNLQFAGWTSADDEYVVVRGSIEDRRFTVCALRGDTLVGAIGVGYPKDIRQIRSLISSQDRVDRDLLGEDWLDQPHAVVR
- a CDS encoding TetR/AcrR family transcriptional regulator; protein product: MPAAEQTSTPGRYREAASTLARDTALDALRELLHERNWRNVTMSHIAKAAGLSRQSLYNEFGSRRGVAQGYAIRLTDIFVDLCETALYEHPDDAGAALRQGFSSFFQLSALDPLVRSLHGGDAPEDLLRLITTDSAVLIERAGDRLASTFQRGWVGASPRQADVISRAIVRLALSYIPEPPHDIAAAADDFALLLTPFVDSITAGRSVEH
- a CDS encoding dioxygenase family protein codes for the protein MTEQTMTGQAQDAVEERLVENVLRSFDDCTDPRLKQVMTSLVHHLHGFIRDVRLTEQEWNTAIGFLTEVGHITDDRRQEFILLSDVLGASMQTINVNNPAYEDATEATVFGPFFVDDAPRIENGGDASGGAAGQPCWVEGTVRDTDGTPIPGARIEIWEADEDGFYDVQYDDARVGGRAHLYSDDNGHYRFWALTPTPYPIPHDGPVGRMLTATGRSPMRASHLHFMVTAPGMRTLVTHIFVSGDDLLGSDTVFGVKESLIKDFVEQPSGTATPDGRDVGDRTWARADFDIVLAPVGES